The following proteins are encoded in a genomic region of Candidatus Eisenbacteria bacterium:
- a CDS encoding transaldolase, protein MSAALRTALGVHQHAVSARLVRFTAEDLAGRLAGRDATIWSTEPAHIAVARNRLGWIESPGSMRARVSEFEAFANAVASEGFTHALLLGMGGSSLAPEVLRQVFGVAAGRLEVAVLDNTSPTAVAAAFAAHDPRRTLVLVASKSGGTLEVASFEKRAFEWMQAARGDQAGRAFVAITDPGTSLGQLAATRGYRHTFENPADIGGRYSALSCFGIVPAALLGVPLAALLDSAIAELDVAKLERDAARNAPLALGAALGELALVGRDKVTLVLGGGFDPHA, encoded by the coding sequence GTGAGCGCCGCCCTGCGCACCGCCCTCGGCGTACACCAGCACGCAGTCAGCGCGCGGCTGGTGCGATTCACGGCCGAGGACCTCGCCGGTCGGCTCGCGGGTCGCGACGCCACGATCTGGAGCACGGAACCCGCCCACATCGCGGTCGCTCGCAATCGTCTCGGCTGGATCGAATCACCGGGCTCCATGCGGGCGCGCGTCTCCGAGTTCGAAGCATTCGCGAACGCCGTGGCGTCCGAAGGTTTCACGCACGCGCTGTTGCTGGGCATGGGCGGCTCGAGCCTCGCGCCCGAGGTGCTGCGCCAGGTGTTCGGCGTCGCCGCCGGGCGGCTCGAAGTCGCGGTGCTCGACAACACTTCCCCGACTGCGGTCGCCGCTGCCTTCGCGGCCCATGACCCGCGCCGCACGCTGGTGCTGGTGGCTTCCAAGTCGGGCGGCACGCTCGAAGTCGCTTCGTTCGAGAAGCGTGCCTTCGAGTGGATGCAGGCGGCGCGCGGGGACCAGGCGGGTCGCGCATTCGTCGCGATCACCGATCCCGGTACTTCGCTCGGCCAGCTCGCTGCAACCCGTGGCTATCGCCACACCTTCGAAAATCCCGCCGACATCGGGGGGCGCTACTCGGCGCTATCGTGCTTCGGAATCGTCCCGGCCGCCTTGCTCGGCGTTCCGCTTGCAGCCCTGCTGGACTCGGCGATCGCGGAGCTCGACGTTGCGAAGCTCGAGCGCGATGCGGCTCGCAATGCGCCGCTGGCACTCGGAGCGGCACTCGGCGAGCTCGCGCTCGTCGGCCGCGACAAGGTGACGCTGGTGCTCGGTGGCGGGTTCGATCCACACGC
- the tal gene encoding transaldolase: protein MKSRAEQLLALGQSVWLDFIRRGHLHSGEFDRLVRDNGVVGVTSNPTIFQQAIADSHDYDAALQSGIAAGLDDLALYERLAIEDIQLACDRLLPLYRSTAGRDGRVSLEVSPRLSHDTAGSIEEGQRLHAAVARDNVMIKVPATVAGLPAIRALLGLGISVNVTLIFTLARYEQVIEAFLGGLEDRVARGGAPGDIRSVASFFVSRVDAKVDKAIETTLAALPPGATERAELETLPGRAAVANARLAYARFRVVFGSARWQALAAQGAHVQRPLWASTSTKNKSYRDVLYVEELIGPDTVNTMPPQTLAAFNDHGVAEARIERDVDAARRLFERLPALGIPLARLLDELEPEGVASFEKSFDALLSAIAQRRREMAA, encoded by the coding sequence ATGAAAAGCCGTGCCGAGCAGCTGCTGGCGCTGGGGCAGAGCGTGTGGCTGGACTTCATCCGCAGGGGCCATCTGCACTCCGGCGAATTCGATCGGCTGGTGAGGGACAACGGCGTGGTCGGCGTGACCTCGAACCCCACCATCTTTCAGCAGGCGATTGCCGACAGCCACGACTACGACGCCGCGCTCCAGTCGGGCATCGCAGCCGGACTCGACGACCTGGCGCTCTACGAGCGACTCGCGATCGAGGACATTCAGCTCGCGTGCGATCGGCTGCTGCCCCTCTATCGGAGCACCGCCGGACGCGACGGTCGGGTGAGTCTCGAGGTCAGCCCACGCCTTTCGCACGACACGGCGGGCTCGATCGAGGAAGGGCAGCGACTTCACGCCGCGGTGGCGCGCGACAACGTGATGATCAAGGTGCCCGCGACCGTGGCGGGACTCCCCGCCATCCGCGCGCTGCTGGGCCTCGGCATCTCGGTCAACGTGACGCTGATCTTCACGCTCGCGCGCTACGAGCAAGTCATCGAGGCGTTCCTCGGCGGCCTCGAAGACCGCGTGGCACGCGGTGGCGCACCGGGCGACATTCGATCGGTGGCCTCGTTCTTCGTTTCGCGCGTCGACGCCAAGGTCGACAAGGCGATCGAAACGACGCTCGCGGCGCTGCCGCCGGGTGCGACCGAACGCGCCGAACTGGAAACCCTGCCGGGACGCGCCGCGGTCGCGAATGCACGCCTCGCCTATGCACGCTTCCGCGTAGTGTTCGGCAGTGCGCGCTGGCAGGCCCTCGCAGCGCAGGGCGCGCACGTTCAGCGACCGCTGTGGGCATCGACCAGCACCAAGAACAAGAGCTATCGAGACGTGCTCTACGTCGAGGAGCTGATCGGGCCCGATACCGTCAACACCATGCCGCCTCAGACGCTCGCGGCGTTCAACGATCACGGAGTCGCAGAGGCGCGCATCGAACGCGACGTCGACGCCGCACGGCGCCTGTTCGAACGCCTGCCGGCGCTCGGCATCCCGCTCGCACGCCTGCTCGACGAGCTGGAGCCCGAAGGCGTTGCGTCGTTCGAGAAGTCGTTCGACGCGTTGCTCTCGGCAATCGCACAACGCCGCCGCGAGATGGCCGCGTGA